One genomic segment of Vibrio azureus includes these proteins:
- the pglX gene encoding BREX-1 system adenine-specific DNA-methyltransferase PglX, producing MNTNKLKAYAPKARLAFMDAVRKRAAVLGIYEGRISEASTQGTDTLIEGRIFTRRQGQQRQQLVKRIEALGGGKEGYNQFINEMAFTWFNRFTAIRYMEINEYIDHGLRVLSKDENAQFGEGFEILAHAADVAEDLDLNKSEIVQMVLAGDKEEELFRELLLGQCHQLSRIMPFMFEKLDDATELLLPDNLTKTDSILKDLVNVLPEDNWRDFDEDKGQIEVIGWLYQFYISEHKDAVIGKVVKKEDIPAATQLFTPNWIVKYLVQNSLGRQWLTTYPNSELKDKMEYYITPAEQSDDVIEQLKAITPNSIDPEKIKVLDPACGSGHILVEVYEVLREIYLESGYSIKEIPKLILTKNIFGLDIDDRAAQMASFAILMKAREDDRRIFSRMEDNDLRPNIYSVQSTEHISLDRIWNELDLENQHSIDETHDLFSSNHNACSQQTMNPHFRTIKYLLSVFESAKTFGSLINVDSSELVNLEKLRTVLLKALEGSSSTKAEAARTILPIVEQGIILSSRFDVTIANPPYMGRKGMYAPLKPFLKENYPESIWDVYAAFIEKCIQLTQNNGYTSLITMQSWMSLPAFEGLRNNIFNTCYIDNMIHLGARAFDSISGEVVRTTAFSLRKEKLDSYKGVFLDLKDGGSEDEKKILFHSDDIRYSHSTIKDFKRLPEQPICYWIEKDVLNTFNTNSFIGGYARSQSLNLTGDNERFLRRPWEVDSAEIGIGKNWLQYAKGGKLRKWFGNIDYVVAWDEATIAYYKKNRTARLISEEHWYKEGITWSMVTSGKPGFRLLPNDAMFDVGGASIIFDQGDIPKLMVLLNSPVAEKLIRLFNESKIQLGNVTSLPFREIQFDLADVQELIAIHKNDWNQYETSIHYASSPLITKDKNISEAYKSWLQSNCESVQRVRFLETKLNKLAISAYDLDSVINNTIPETEITLSGNQHYRFSTLEAQDDRLQSETIADLLSFSTGCMMGRYSLDREGLVYAHSGNQGFKELVAQGAYNTFTADDDGIIPLAAEEWLFEDDATSRFRDFVKTVWGEEHLQENLDFVAESLCLDAIKPKKNERTMDTIRRYFSSQFYKDHLKTYKKRPIYWLFSSGKEKAFECLVYLHRYNESTLARMRTEYVTPLMGRMESQYSVLEESRANASGAEQRRIDKELKSIEKKQSELRAFDEELKHFAEMKISFDLDDGVKVNYGKFGNLLADVKAIHGKKSEAIK from the coding sequence ATGAACACGAATAAACTCAAAGCTTATGCACCTAAAGCCCGTTTGGCCTTTATGGATGCAGTTAGAAAACGTGCAGCAGTGCTAGGTATTTACGAAGGCCGCATTAGTGAAGCTTCAACACAAGGTACAGACACTCTTATTGAGGGTCGTATTTTTACCCGCCGACAAGGCCAACAACGCCAACAATTGGTAAAAAGGATTGAAGCACTTGGTGGCGGCAAAGAAGGTTATAACCAATTTATCAATGAGATGGCATTCACTTGGTTTAACCGATTTACTGCAATCCGCTACATGGAAATCAACGAATACATTGATCATGGCTTACGTGTTTTAAGTAAAGATGAGAACGCCCAATTTGGTGAAGGTTTTGAAATTTTAGCTCATGCAGCGGATGTAGCTGAAGACCTAGATCTGAACAAATCAGAGATTGTTCAGATGGTGCTGGCGGGTGATAAAGAAGAAGAGCTATTCCGTGAGCTTCTGCTAGGTCAGTGCCACCAGCTCAGCCGCATTATGCCTTTTATGTTTGAGAAACTGGATGATGCGACAGAGCTATTGCTACCCGATAACCTGACTAAAACAGACTCAATACTAAAAGACCTTGTCAACGTTCTTCCAGAAGACAACTGGAGAGACTTCGATGAAGACAAGGGACAAATTGAAGTTATCGGTTGGCTTTACCAGTTCTACATTTCTGAGCACAAAGATGCAGTCATCGGCAAGGTAGTAAAAAAAGAAGATATCCCTGCGGCGACTCAGCTATTTACACCAAACTGGATTGTTAAGTACCTTGTGCAAAACTCACTAGGCCGCCAATGGCTGACAACCTACCCTAACTCCGAGCTCAAAGACAAAATGGAGTATTACATCACTCCTGCGGAGCAAAGTGACGATGTTATAGAACAGCTTAAAGCGATTACCCCAAACAGTATTGATCCTGAAAAAATCAAAGTGTTAGACCCAGCTTGCGGCAGTGGTCACATCTTAGTTGAAGTGTATGAAGTGCTGCGCGAAATCTACCTCGAAAGTGGTTACAGCATCAAAGAGATTCCTAAGCTAATACTGACCAAGAACATCTTTGGTTTAGATATCGATGATCGCGCGGCACAGATGGCGTCATTTGCCATTCTAATGAAGGCTCGTGAAGATGACCGCCGCATTTTCAGTCGCATGGAAGATAACGATCTTAGACCTAATATTTATTCAGTACAATCTACTGAACATATCAGCTTAGATCGGATATGGAATGAGCTAGATCTGGAAAACCAACATAGCATTGATGAAACCCACGATTTATTTTCTTCCAACCATAACGCTTGCTCCCAGCAAACTATGAACCCTCACTTCAGAACCATTAAGTATCTTCTTTCTGTATTTGAGAGCGCTAAAACGTTTGGCTCATTAATTAATGTTGATTCTTCTGAGCTGGTCAACCTAGAAAAACTCAGAACGGTCTTATTAAAAGCATTAGAAGGAAGCTCCTCAACTAAAGCCGAAGCAGCCCGTACTATTCTTCCTATTGTGGAACAAGGTATCATTTTGAGTTCAAGGTTTGATGTAACGATTGCTAATCCTCCCTATATGGGGCGGAAAGGTATGTACGCGCCTCTCAAACCATTCTTGAAAGAAAACTACCCCGAAAGTATTTGGGATGTTTACGCCGCGTTTATAGAAAAATGTATTCAACTTACTCAAAATAATGGATATACATCTCTTATCACGATGCAATCTTGGATGTCATTACCCGCTTTTGAGGGCTTGAGAAACAACATTTTTAACACATGCTATATAGACAACATGATTCACTTAGGTGCTCGCGCGTTCGATAGCATCTCAGGAGAGGTTGTACGCACGACGGCTTTTTCTCTCAGAAAAGAGAAACTGGATAGTTATAAAGGCGTATTTCTTGATCTAAAAGACGGTGGTTCGGAAGATGAAAAGAAAATTCTATTTCACTCCGATGATATTAGGTATTCACATTCTACCATCAAAGACTTTAAACGTTTACCAGAGCAACCTATATGCTACTGGATCGAAAAAGATGTTTTAAACACCTTTAATACCAATAGCTTTATTGGGGGCTACGCCCGTAGCCAAAGCTTAAATCTTACTGGTGATAATGAACGCTTTCTGAGAAGGCCATGGGAAGTTGACAGTGCAGAAATAGGAATAGGTAAGAACTGGCTTCAATATGCAAAAGGAGGGAAACTACGCAAGTGGTTTGGTAACATCGACTATGTCGTTGCTTGGGATGAAGCGACTATCGCCTACTATAAAAAAAATCGTACAGCTAGATTAATATCTGAAGAGCATTGGTATAAAGAAGGCATCACATGGAGTATGGTGACTAGCGGAAAACCTGGATTTCGCTTACTCCCTAATGACGCAATGTTCGATGTTGGAGGCGCAAGCATAATCTTTGACCAAGGTGATATACCTAAGTTAATGGTGCTTTTAAACAGTCCTGTTGCGGAAAAGCTAATTCGTCTATTTAACGAGTCAAAGATTCAGCTAGGCAACGTAACATCGTTACCATTTCGTGAAATACAGTTCGACTTGGCTGACGTTCAAGAGTTGATAGCAATTCACAAAAATGATTGGAATCAATATGAGACTTCTATCCATTACGCATCGTCACCGCTAATCACGAAAGATAAAAACATAAGTGAAGCATACAAAAGTTGGCTTCAGTCGAACTGTGAATCAGTTCAGAGGGTTAGGTTTTTGGAGACAAAACTGAACAAATTAGCAATCTCCGCGTACGATCTCGACTCAGTAATTAACAATACCATCCCTGAAACTGAAATAACGCTGAGCGGAAACCAACACTATAGGTTTTCTACGTTAGAAGCTCAGGATGACCGCCTTCAATCAGAAACAATTGCTGATTTATTAAGCTTTTCAACGGGCTGCATGATGGGCCGATACTCCCTTGACCGAGAAGGTTTAGTCTATGCACACTCAGGCAACCAAGGTTTCAAAGAACTCGTAGCCCAAGGCGCTTACAACACCTTCACTGCTGATGATGACGGCATTATCCCATTAGCGGCTGAAGAGTGGTTATTTGAAGACGACGCCACCAGCCGCTTCCGTGATTTTGTCAAAACAGTTTGGGGTGAAGAGCACCTGCAAGAGAACCTAGATTTTGTTGCAGAAAGCCTTTGCTTGGATGCAATCAAACCGAAGAAGAACGAACGTACAATGGATACAATTCGTCGCTACTTCTCTTCGCAGTTCTACAAAGATCATCTGAAAACATACAAGAAGCGCCCTATCTACTGGCTGTTTAGTTCTGGTAAAGAAAAAGCATTTGAATGTCTGGTTTACCTGCATCGCTACAACGAAAGCACACTAGCCCGTATGCGTACCGAGTATGTCACGCCTCTTATGGGTAGAATGGAGTCTCAGTATTCTGTACTTGAAGAGAGCCGAGCTAACGCAAGTGGTGCTGAACAACGCCGTATCGACAAAGAACTGAAGTCTATTGAGAAGAAGCAATCTGAATTACGTGCCTTCGATGAAGAGCTGAAGCACTTTGCTGAGATGAAGATCAGTTTCGACTTAGATGACGGTGTTAAGGTCAATTATGGCAAGTTTGGTAATCTACTTGCTGATGTCAAAGCCATTCATGGTAAGAAGTCTGAGGCTATCAAATAG